Within the Erigeron canadensis isolate Cc75 chromosome 6, C_canadensis_v1, whole genome shotgun sequence genome, the region aatgataatataaatttatatgtacatgtctaaataatgtatagttgttaaaagttattataaatattcatataactaaaacaacatttttaaataaccgcacatcgtgcgggtaaaagacctagtatatttatatatttattaaaacaataagaatcctaaccttttaaagccctcttcaatataaagctatttttaaaatttgccacataggtttttatcctatatatcattatcacatttttttgacaatatttatccattaaatattaaataaaaatgatatttatacacaaacttaagaaaccaaatcccttatatttaagaaacaaatcccatatgcaaaaaagaaaactaaaaccgtataaacttaaatatgagtttaaattttctatatatctttttttttcctgtaaaggcaatattctttatctaacttttttgatcttgagttcatttaatcaaatcgtatattatcaaaattgtttcattataggaatttaaatacttttaactagataatgatatcacaatttgattcattgaagttacgggttatgcaggttcatttctttcatgggtaacaattgttttaataaaaacatgggttgtaattacaattattcctgatcaaatatgatatttagagcaaatatgcagccacaagatactgtcaatctcatttaaactaattttcacTATCCAAGTAGCATAACACCATTAGctttctaaatatgttcaactaagtttaatttttttttttggtatttaaatgttgaacattatatatattattgatttcaatgtcaatattaaaacttttaaaaaataaatttaatatctgCACATCGTGCGAGTaaaaaccttgtatatatatatataaggttgttttttaaaaacatatatattaaaaagttaaaaagtaaacaTACATATGtactattattttaatttagttatgtTAGATCTTAGACATCGCCTATACGCATCAAATATTATTATGAGtgcttttgtattttatttatgtgtttctttattttatcttttaatcttATAGTTGCCTATTCATCGTATTAGTGTTAATCAATTATGGCtatgttaattctttttttcattaatttgatttgtatttatattattaattgattaACGATATAgattataatataatgttttgtGATATCATGAATTAAATTGTTGTCCTATTTCATCATATAATGTTACTTGATTGTGGCTCTGTTAGCTTCGTTTTTAATGAACTTGATTTCAGTTTATATCATTAATTGTatagtatttcattgtctaCAAGTATTacaaataacatatattatctaCTTATTATAAAGTTATCacttaaatattataatattacgGACGgatgggtttaatctagttaattATTTTTGCAATTGAAgtaattatataaacaaaagtttaattttaaaaaataaacattgattTCCAATTATACATCTTTTCATTACTGCTATGACATTCATAATAGGGTTAAAATGTAAGAGCAACTATTCGAATTAACAGGTCACGAATCAAAGagattatatatgatatatcctCCCTCTACAACATCGTCATATTTGCTACTTCTTCATAACACCATATTCAGATATTGATTTGAAGAAGCATGTATACTAGAAGTTCACAGTATCTTTAATTGCATCAAGTATCTGCACCCAAATACCAACATTAGTCTTGGCAATAATCAATAGTTGTGATTAGCAGAAATTGTAATGAAATTAAGAGCATTCAAACCTTGTTTTTTGTAGGCATGTAGAAGGGTTCAAAAACAAGAGGGAATGGAGTGTCCAGCCCACAAACTCTAGCTACAGGTGCTTCCAACTGAATATTTTCCAACTTGTTAGCAATCTAACTAAATATACTAGTTCCATCATTAAAATGCATCAAGTAATACCAGGACTCACCCTTAAGAAACAACGTTCGACTATTGACGCAGAGATCTCAGCCCCGAATCCACCTGTAACCGGAGCTTCATGACTAATCTACATACACAATAAAGAAAACGAAGTGGGCAATGAACATGACAAGGAAAATGCTAGTCAAGATTGCTGAtctcttaaataaaaaatgagtcTAGTACACTCGTACCAGTAGCCTTCCTGTTTTCCTCACTGAGGCTTCTACTGTCTCTTTATCCCAAGGTATTAGAGTTCTTAGGTCAATAAGTTCGCAAGAAATTCCTTCCTAGAAAATATTACATTAGATTAGATACAttttcaacttaaacataaaaactttttaaGATTCAAAGTCAAATAAGGTTCTTGCCTTTTCAGCCTCAATACAAGCTTGTTCCATGATAGTGAGCTGAGCTCCCCAGCCAACAAGGGTGATATCACTACCTTCTCGAATAACCTAGTGTTCAAGCATGCAATTTGATCAAGCTTAGGAGGTCAAAATCATTCACCAATAACTGCAAATAGAAACGAGCTATAATAATACCTCTGCCACGGATAGAGGCAATGTGTAATCCCCTTCTGGAACTTCCTCCACAGCTAGGCGGTATAGCCACTATATTTCCAAGAATTAAGTAATTTACTTTCATGTGAATACGTCTTAGAAAAGTAAGGAGAAAAGGCATTATCAACAATCatgatgacaaaatgtctagATGTGGCAAATCTACTTCacatcaaaaatatatcaatttgggtaatcaattaatataataataaggaCAAAAAAAGATTATTCACGATCACCCCAACCCGAACTTCCCCATCTTGATTCATACAAAAACAGCCGTTTCGAAATGAACACGTTTTGACCACCACCTAACCAGGCCCATTCAATAACTTATACTCAAGCAAGTATATAACCTTCGGTTCGAAAAACACAACAGGATTGGGATCGCGAATACTAGCTAACAACAATCCTTTTGCTTCTTTTGGACTTCGCGGGATAACCACCTAGAAGAGAATAATGTAAGAGTACATTTAGACTAAGTATAAATACACcacataaaacttataaatgacCAAATACCTTGATACCAGGAACATGGCAAAAAAATGCTTCAGGAGATTGTGAATGATAATGTCCACCGTGACCGACCGCCCCATAAGGAGCTCTAATTGTTAAACCTAGCAAAGCCAAAAAGAAATTATGTGAtgatgaaatatataaatatagggaATTAAAGAAAATGTTATAGTGCATTGCATGAATGTCAAgttgttttgtttgaaaaaagGAAGGAATGTCTAAGTTACCTCCACAGTTAAATTCATTACCACTTCGATATCTGAACTTAGCAGCTTCATTGACAATCTATACAGGAAAGAAAACTGACTAAATAATTTCAACTTCTAGGATGTGATAAATGCATAATGAAGATACCTGCCTGATCAAAAGCAGGAAAAATGTAATCTGCAAATTGAATTTCTGCTATAGCTCGATTCCCCTGTCACAAAATAGAATGATCATATACATAGTATATGATATGATAAGATGCACCGAAGAATCTCGAGAAATGACAGCATTATTACATATCTTTAGGAACATACCATTGCTGCTAGACCAATACCAAATCCAACAATACCCTGCCATAAATTCACATTAGTTTGAGGCacgaaaagagaaaagaaacaCAATATGTCACAAATGTTTGGTAGAAAAGAATCTTGAATCAAACATCACAATCATACGTCATGATGTTTATTTTTAGTAGATGTCATATCATATACTTCTCAATTGTTTTAAGAAATTCTAGACTTCATGTGAAATTTTGGTAGCTTAAAATGCAACTGTGTGATGTATATCTTTGGAACTGCAGCCTGCAGGGTATGGATTAATGGATTATATACTCCAGCATGCTCGAAAGAGGTACCTGTTCGCATAGAGGGGTGTTGAAAACCCTGTGTTTACCAAATTGATCAGCCAATCCGGTCGTGCAACGGAACACACCACCAAAACCCACATCTTCCCCAAATATATAAGACCTATGAAAAGGGTGATCATATAGTCAGCAGTTAGCACACTCAAACGTAcacataaaatcattaaaacactAATTTGAATTTCAGCTTCAAACGTTCAAAGGGTTGCACTTTTGCTACCAAAAGTTCAAGGAAGCCTAAGAAACAgcaataacaacaaaaaaatctCCAAAGTTCATAATAGCACAAGTAAAAGCCAACAAAATAAGTTATCCACACAAACACTATTCTCACATTTTAGACCTTGCCGAGGGTGTTTAGGCACGCTTATTTGATGCAGCTTACGGTTACGTTTGACAAGGAGCGTTTAGGAGCttctaacttttatttttagaaaaaagctactattaaataaaaagtctcGTTTGGTTACGAAAGCTTAACGCTTTTAGTTTGAAGAGGAAACTCATAATCTTGCTACATAAACAAGATTTTACACTTTCTATTAACAGTTCAGTTACTCtgctaaacatatatatatatatatatatatagggaaaaaccAATATGCTGCTAGAAGCATGGAAGAAGCATGCTTCCCCTCACAAACTACCCTATAAAATCTCTCCCCCTGAATATCATGCTGGAAGCATGCTGCTAGAAGCATACTAGTTaaccccaatatatatatatatatgtatataatataattattaaaacagtagttaaccgaaTGATTCTAAAGCATCCTCAAATTAAAACTATCTTATAACATTGCCACATAagctttaatatatatatatatatatatagactttccTTATTTCAAGACGTTATTTTAGCGAATTAATAAGCTATCAAGATGCTTACGAAAAACTAATTAGTTACCATAATTTTGGCATATGAATAAGAACAAAACCATAGCATATTCAtagaaataatattattatagataaacaaaaataataataataataataataataataataataataataataataataataataataataataaattaataacaataatatatgaaaagtgAGTTGAGGTGGTACCGAGGATCAGAATCTAAAGCTATTTGAAGTGCTTGATTGATGGCAGTATACAAATTTATAGATTTTGTTCCACTCGCCGGCGACGGAAATCCACCATCAACTCCGGCAGAAGAAGACGACGATGACACTCTTCTAACATGATTTTTTGATTCATTTCTCAATATTTGGTTTAAATTTCTCCAcattttttctatctttttttttttggaatgttgatgataattttggtttggtttgaatCAAAATGGAAATGCTAATAAACAAAGGATGTGAAATGTAAAATGACTGCTAACAGTTTTTATTTAGAGGGGACTAGGAGAGTAGGATAGTTGCAAAGTCAACAAATTGGTGGTggtagttgttgttgttgacttgttgtagtttttgttatttcattatttttatcacatcacaaataaaaattaatacaacGAAAGAACGAGAGAAAATAAGGTCGCGTTTAGTTTGCAGATTCtaatgaaatttgatggaattgaaattgaattccattttttagtgcgtttggttgctcaatgatgaaggaataccattccgttggaatgtcaacatttcctcatttgatggaatctccattccatgagGATGGGAGAAGGAATCTCATTCGGTCTCTCCCTTAAatcttaaaaaatgaaaaacattccatcaaattccattccatcaGATTTTAATTACTTTAATAGATTTCATTTCATCCAAAAACATTTCGTGAACCAAACGCGCAAAGTTTGGATAATACTATGTAGTCAGTGTGATGTGTAGTCACTAGATTGTGATAGGGATGGGAATTGGCTATCAATGGGGTATACACGCAGCATTTTCCACGGGTAATCAACttaataacatatttaaaagCTTTATTACGTGACGATTGTAACTTTTTTTGCTTTTTCataatctttttaatattatcataATGTTGTTAAGttagattaattaaaaattttctttcattaatatatttagaCTATGTACTACgtacaataaaaatattttttttgtttgcaaaaaggttttataaaataaaataacatgatAGAtgtattcttttaaaaatattaatattacaaaaaaaatcattaacaaaactataaagtataaaagtatatatttataaaattctaAGTTGAtaattatatctatctatatatttattaaaacagtaggaatccgaaCGATTTTAGAGGTTTTAAAAACTCaaacctattttataaaattgacaAATAAGATTAGAACCTATGTGGCATTCTCATACATTTTTTAGAATATTTTAGTTTGAATTATACAATATAGAACAaaataatagaataaaaaaatatgattatatatataaaaaaaaagtaaaaaaaaaaaagttaaacaaacCGTCTATTGAGTACAAAACGCCGAAAATATTCTTCGGCATTGTTAGACattatactaattttttttgacagatattttattttaaacaataatgataatcataaaatattaatataaataatatcatTCTAATTACATAGATACATATTGATATATACCCCGTGTATATttgtatcatatatatcatatattctttttactcATCAGATCCAATCTTTCAAATTACATAAATCCTTATATTATAGGAATATAAATCTTCATAATTAGGAATATGATATCATTTACCCAAAAAATACACCAATGttcaacctatatatatatggtgaaaacttattttgagaaccttttttttgcgagaacctttgagaatttttcaaatcaagttcaaccgatgattattctttacttgaaaattgttttttaattgttttctgaataacttatgtgtaattttgaagtttataattatgtggaggcatggattatcatccattatacaattatgtggagatttggattcttgattatatgtgcacgaatattgctatgattacatgtgatcaacttgcatacatgtgatcataacaatattcgtgcaccTGTGATCATGAATCTAAATCTCAACATAATTGCataatggatgataatccatgctccatacaattaaaacttcaaaattacacttaagttattcagaaaacaatcaaaaaacaattttcatgtaaagaacaatcatcggttggacttgatttgaaaagttctcaaaggttctcgcaaaaaaaaggttttcaatataactttaccctatatatatatatatatatagatcaagaGTTTttgagattattttttttcttccatattTCTTCTTTGCTCGATAGATTTGTAGGttttaaattgattaattaTCACTTTACTTTTGATAGTGATTCCAGATGATGAAAGAAGCCATACAAGATGACAACTTTTaaggtaattttttaaaacctaATTTTGCAGTATATTTTTGTTAGTGTATACGCATCGTTTAACTACTTCCAAGATTACGGATTCATTATCATTGAGTTAACGACAAAGTTTTGTTAATACACTGTCTAGCAAGAAACTGGCGACTAGCTAGCCAAATAAGTTGTttcatatcatttatgtaacaaaaactttctttctttttctattttatgttAGTATATACACTGATAACTGCTTTTTTGCACCTAATATAGAAGAGTGACACAATTAGGTTTAGTATTTTTAGTGTTTGCATAACTCGTGAGTGAATTCTTATAGTGCGTTACTTTAACATGAATGGTGTCTTAATTACAAAGTGCAGTGAAATTTGGAAGAATGTGAAAAAAAACACGTACTTATTTCCTAATAACAACTATCTTCAATGTGATACAAGTTTATAAATGTTATTTGCAAAGTTTATATGCGGCCTTATATATAAATGAGTGACGTGTTATAACGGTATTTTTCAACTTAACTGCATGTATTTGTTATTTGAGAAATGCTAAATGCACAAATCAATAACAAACAAACATCTACAGCTGATTTGGCTAATTAAATGGACCAATCACACCCaaaattatttattcttttattattctCTCTCTTCATATTATTGGTCACACATGAGTTTGTATAAATGTATTTGTAATTAGTTTGTCATTGTAGCATTGCTCTTGTTATTTAGATTGGATTATTTTATAGAAATGTTGATTTTGTGTCAGAAAAGAAGGAAGATAAGTTGCCTAGCAAACATCATATCTTGGAGTTTCCACTCTTTGATAGCTTCATCTCTCATCCACCCGACAAGAAATCACTCTTTTTACAACAATGATAAGCCTATAACATATATGTTTATACTTTCAGGGTCTGTGTAGATTGTAGGACTTTATGACCGTCCTTTGTACGAGTCACTTATTTCATGGGTTTCTTTAGCATgtaaaaatcaagtttttgGTTTGATTTAACCTATTCAacaacttttctttttgttgatttCGTGTAACGGTGTAGTTATCACACCTAACTCAATTGTATTTATAACAACCGCGTATTCCGCGGGCTGAAGACCTGGTAGCTAAATAAATGAGTATAGTTAActagatattttattaaatttaacatgaacttttaattaataGAGCTGATAAAAGATCCCTTTAAATCACCTATTTATAGAGGTTCATTTAAAAATGCTAACACGAAAACATATACAATATTTatgatacatttaatttatACCGATTTTTCCAATTAAATCGTTCGTTCTTCTCTTACCACCACAACATTTAATAAAActtcaaattttgttttaaattgatTAGTGACTCATTTTGATAGTGGTAAAAGTATAGTCACTCATTCattgtggaaaaaaaataattgtcatTTTCGATAATTTTGATATAATACATTACATATCTTTTATAAGGATTTTGTAAATCAAAGTTTACCACTTTGAGACTCATACTTGGGCTCGGCCCATGGATGGTAGTGGTGGTGTTATCATGCAATAGGGTTGGTAATTCTTTTTTCTTAACTGCAAGATAATCTAAtcttacttttaaattatatttatgctTGAGACTAAACTGAGGAGTGAAGActattgaaatttgaaaaactCTCCTACATCCTACCTCTATAAATATAGGAAATGAGACTCAAATCTTGGTGGTTTTTTATttcaaggtcaaagaccttactaGTAGGCCACCAACAACTCCATTAGCAATTACTTTGGGGTTTCATGCGTGTTTGGATCTGTTTGAGGTATTATAAAAAACGAGCTAGGTTGAAAATCAGTGGTGTAACCCCTAGTTTCAGGGattttttcattcattttagCTCTCTGTAGTTAAGATTCAGACGTATATGGTGATTAATAGggtgtttaaatttataatttttttgtagtCGTACTTGTACGCAACGGTGGAACTtgaacatcattatagaagggGTCAATATTTTTTCGAATAtgataataaacattttttaaatttttgaggggataaatacaaataatttttttatatataaaaaaaattaaataattgctAATTATATCTAAGAATTCTAGAGGAACCAAAACCCCTTTTGGTCTTATTGATTTTCCGCCATTGCTTCTGCTTGTACTTCATGTTGTTTTTCTTCCTCTTGCATTTATTCTAGTATTTGTACTTTTGTGATTTTCTAACGACTTGCTAAAAATTGTGTTAACATATCCTTTTCCTACATGAATTCCGGATTTAACGTTGAAAGAGTCAAACCCCTTTTTTTAAATAGCAATCTGTCAAACGCATTGACCATTGCAATGGTGTGAATTCGGAAGTGGTCATAGGTACAGTATGTTTTCACCTAACTTACATATTGTAAAAGAAATGCTTAAATGGATTTTGAAAATCATGTAATGTCAAACGTTGGTGTGGACGTGTAGTTGGTATTATTTATTCATTCTTGTTTAGTTAtctttactcctttataaaCCAAAAggcctatttttatttttagaaagttctGTCTTTTGAATTATTGAAAATTGTCTTTGGACATTTTAAGCTTtcaatgaattaatttacacttcaacccttatcttttaaaatatttttactatcacctttacatcaacctagaGTCCTACACCaattgacaccgccaccaccaccaataatactaTCACCGACACCACAAGACCGTCGTCCCCGCTAacgccgtcgcattgcgcgggtaccattcTCGTATTTTTTAAGGGAAATGATGGTACCACTAGATTTGATTAATATTATCAAAGGACTTCCTATTGGCACCATTTTTCTGCTATTGACACCCCTCAGATGGGGCGAAAATTTTGAGCAGAAGGGGCAAATTTCGCCCCATCTAGCCTAACAATTTAAATCAATTCCTTTTCAGCTTTAAGTCACCTCAAGCTGACACGTCAGAGCAAAAGGGGCGAAATTGGATATCAGAAGGGGCGAAAAAACTTTTACCCATACCCGATCACCTTTATGTCACTTTTACCCATACCATTTTGTACCTATACCGTTTTTTACCCGACCCGTTTTTACTCATACCGTAAATCACCTTTATGTCACTTTTATCTGAAAATGTCGGGGGCAAAAGGGGCAAATTTCACCTCATCTGCCATTCGCCCCTTCTGCTCTTGCTAACCTCCTATCTATATATGCATGTACGAATGATTTCATTTATAGTAAATTTCAAAACGGTATCCAAATATAAGGTACATTTG harbors:
- the LOC122604083 gene encoding 2-oxoisovalerate dehydrogenase subunit beta 1, mitochondrial-like encodes the protein MWRNLNQILRNESKNHVRRVSSSSSSAGVDGGFPSPASGTKSINLYTAINQALQIALDSDPRSYIFGEDVGFGGVFRCTTGLADQFGKHRVFNTPLCEQGIVGFGIGLAAMGNRAIAEIQFADYIFPAFDQIVNEAAKFRYRSGNEFNCGGLTIRAPYGAVGHGGHYHSQSPEAFFCHVPGIKVVIPRSPKEAKGLLLASIRDPNPVVFFEPKWLYRLAVEEVPEGDYTLPLSVAEVIREGSDITLVGWGAQLTIMEQACIEAEKEGISCELIDLRTLIPWDKETVEASVRKTGRLLISHEAPVTGGFGAEISASIVERCFLRLEAPVARVCGLDTPFPLVFEPFYMPTKNKILDAIKDTVNF